A single Candidatus Binataceae bacterium DNA region contains:
- a CDS encoding DUF1329 domain-containing protein, whose translation MHRDTELRAWFVEFFVVLGALLFMLAGPVAAEVKPGDFINSDNANKVKDLVCPGVLWRLQNGMTIRIVPTERIDWPPPYKEATEKYSPQVRLTADHRSLVGYVAGQPFPLMDPNDPEVATKIMWNYFFRPISTDDYDLRFFDAESVYAGKGKPYKSLWYYQTGHYAGYNEVGRTEVQPMPVDPDFLHSGRYAMTGLYPQLAPQDGAGAGFLRYRYADPNRADDAWSYLPAAHRLRRLNDTLMSTDQDAGPESYNPDDFECFAGKNENYNWRYLGERSMLGCINSP comes from the coding sequence ATGCATCGTGATACCGAATTGCGGGCCTGGTTTGTGGAGTTTTTCGTTGTACTCGGAGCGTTGCTGTTCATGCTCGCCGGCCCGGTTGCGGCCGAGGTCAAACCCGGGGATTTCATCAACAGCGACAACGCCAACAAGGTAAAAGACCTCGTTTGCCCTGGCGTGCTCTGGCGTCTTCAAAACGGCATGACCATCAGGATAGTTCCGACCGAACGCATCGATTGGCCCCCGCCCTACAAGGAGGCAACTGAGAAGTACTCGCCGCAGGTTCGTTTAACTGCGGACCATCGTTCGCTCGTCGGTTATGTGGCGGGGCAGCCGTTTCCACTGATGGATCCCAACGATCCGGAAGTCGCCACCAAGATCATGTGGAACTACTTCTTCCGGCCAATTTCCACCGATGACTATGACCTTCGCTTCTTCGATGCGGAGAGCGTGTACGCCGGGAAGGGTAAGCCATACAAATCTCTTTGGTACTATCAGACCGGGCACTACGCCGGTTACAACGAAGTGGGCCGCACTGAAGTGCAGCCCATGCCAGTTGATCCCGACTTTCTGCATTCGGGACGCTACGCGATGACTGGACTTTATCCCCAGCTCGCTCCCCAAGACGGCGCCGGAGCCGGGTTCCTCCGCTATCGCTACGCGGATCCTAACCGGGCGGACGATGCCTGGAGCTACCTGCCCGCCGCCCATCGGCTGCGCCGGCTTAATGACACGTTGATGAGCACCGATCAGGACGCGGGACCCGAGTCTTACAACCCCGACGATTTCGAGTGCTTCGCGGGCAAGAATGAAAACTATAACTGGCGCTACCTGGGAGAGCGGTCGATGCTCGGATGCATCAACTCTCCG